Proteins from a genomic interval of Argonema galeatum A003/A1:
- a CDS encoding FG-GAP-like repeat-containing protein: MFSDDNPLAINQNSYLINMQGNFQSFNQTAAIKNIAFIDRTVENYQNLVAGIVPNTEIVLLDPTRDGIEQITQILASRTEISSAHIISHGDEGSLQLGTAHLDLDNLNQYRTSLEQWKNALTPDADILLYGCNVAAGEKGTSFIQNLSQITDADIAASDNLTGSKALGGDWNLEAKTGTIEAPLAFRSETMAGYNSILFGFAPATNYPAVISLRSVVTADLNGDSKLDLVAASTFNTLSVLLGTGTGTFGTTNNLTVDPETLTVTVADFNGDGKSDIASASLQTNKISIMLGDGTGTFGAITNFNTGNRPSSIAVGDFNADGKADLVTSNNTSNDVSILLGKGDGSFNAATSFSTGLTSFSVAVADFNGDGKSDLATANYGSNDISILLGKGDGSFNPATNLSLVTTPRVITVGDFNSDGKLDLATANLNDNNVAVLLGDGAGNFGSPSYFGVATQPLYIANGDLDGDGKLDLVTANNQSGNVSVILGDGKGSFGAASNYSVGTEPQGVTVGDFNRDGLLDIAAANFSSRDVSVLLNNSPVVNFGAATYSGTEGSSDAVVNIPITLSATPTADVTVPITINATSTAIEGAGNDYTLSTNSVVFVAGATGNDLTKNIAVTIKPDNIPETDETVVLSLGNITGAAVGTTKQTTLTIAANDGINYGISAGVVSISEGNSGSNPLTFTVSRGGGIDAASSVDFAIAGTATNNSDYNNIGGTSGATSTTGTINFAPGEIQKTITMNVVGDTAFEPDETVIVNLSNPVAPGLTPTISNSSATTTINNDDTAPQPGTLQFTAANFSVPEGNSGTFVNSTVVTVNRTGGSSGAVSVQVRVNPNNAGTADANDYNNNAFPITVNFADGDTAAKTVVIPINGDTTVEPDETVNLELISGSVTGGATIGSQNTAILTISNDDATTPFTDINAGLTGVYGSSVAWGDYDNDGKLDILLTGYTNSGYIAKVYRNTGSGFTDINAGLTGVYGSSVAWGDYDNDGKLDILLTGETNSGFIAKVYRNTGSGFTDINAGLPSVIRGSAAWGDYDNDGKLDILLTGGDSAYDFIAKIYRNNALTANTPPTTPTGLSSTISGTAVTLNWNPATDAQTPTTGLGYNLRVGTTPGGNDVFAPMSLNTGYRQVPQLGNTNLKTSWQLNNLTPGQSYYWSVQAIDTAWAGSPFATAGSFTVANSTPSTVSITTNSYTDANAAEVVNGQPDSGLFTLTRTGNLSTPVTVNYTTGGTATNSTDYNNLPGSITFGANQSTATLPINIINDNLVEGSETATVTITPNNAYNIGSTNNATVFIADTINVPQTINSNLINTDPNNPTRTGSFRDDYRLNGVTVGQQVQLNLNAPFDAYLQLVNEDTGDVIAFNDDYNGLNSQLTFTVQPNVNYLARVTSYRSGATGNYSLITSIPTPPTVNISATDANAAEVVSGQTPNPGQFTVSRTGSTANSLTVNYTRGGTATNGQDYNSLASSFTIPAGASSANLPINVIDDNQAEGDEVVSLTLIGNSTYNLGNANSATVTIADNEPAIAIPTINGSQTLNATLSSADPNNPTRSGRYKDDYRLVGVTPGQTIQINLNAPSFDTYLQVINADTGQEITSDDDSGEGRNSQLSLTVQPGINYLVRVTSFNGGDTGNYTLITAAPPSVVTISATDANAAEVVNGQTPNPGQFTITRTGNTANSLTVNYTTGGTATKGTDYNNLPGNIVIPAGQTSINLPINVIDDSLREGSETAILTLAANSAYTIGNANSGTVTIADNEPFNSPPQEIIHLHNSFRYPTNGAVTISNVYTDPDGDRLTYTATQNNGEPLPSWLQFSFNSNTNNITFNQVSTPPNNWQYSYVKLTATDPWGASANQIFRIDKSGSGWVIDGYIAGSTIFFDANKNGVIDRDEPSTKTDSSGAYQLDISPNFDTNNNGQFDPEEGNFVANGGTDTATGLPLETPLTAPPYASVVTLLTSMVTELLDRGMNPDEAESQVKAALSLPSDVNLTSLDPIAATNNKEPGGVEVLAAMVKVQNFITETKAIIDGAFGQPQGVAAAKNDTVQGVVSAIVNQIESGVILDFSNPEQLAVIIEASVNKAKQLSSTFNPVVNSEFIASSANVMAQVNQRIDKIVATTAPDSIQQQIARVQKVALGEITLDFKAAASGTKSINELIAENTGSALNTKIQTARIPGVPAVPIINHLPKFDSTHLFDSDFYLQQNPDVADAIANKLFADALAHFSQFGYAEGRNPSAIFATDYLNKNSDVAAVVAKGAFHSGFEHFMKYGMAEGRSPAPEFMPLDEFYISANQDVAQAVSQGSFKSGIEHLMRFGMAENRDPFTRFNIVSETFDPTFYLAWNQDVAEAVNRGVFHNAFEQFVNFGIFEGRNPSILFDNSLYLNQNRDVAAAVSKGVFHSGMEHFLKFGIAEGRGVTSTLS, encoded by the coding sequence ATGTTTTCTGATGATAACCCATTGGCAATTAATCAAAATTCATACTTGATTAATATGCAGGGAAATTTTCAATCATTTAATCAAACCGCAGCCATCAAAAATATCGCCTTTATTGATCGCACAGTCGAAAATTACCAAAACCTAGTTGCTGGAATAGTTCCCAACACTGAAATCGTACTCCTCGACCCCACGCGAGATGGAATAGAACAAATCACCCAAATCTTAGCCAGTCGCACAGAAATCAGTAGCGCCCACATCATTTCTCACGGCGACGAAGGTAGCTTGCAATTGGGAACGGCGCACCTGGATTTAGACAACCTGAATCAATATCGCACCTCTTTGGAACAGTGGAAAAATGCGCTGACACCGGATGCTGATATTCTCCTATATGGTTGCAATGTTGCAGCCGGAGAAAAAGGAACTTCCTTCATCCAAAATCTCAGTCAGATAACCGATGCAGATATCGCCGCTTCCGATAATTTAACTGGAAGTAAAGCATTAGGCGGTGACTGGAATTTAGAAGCGAAAACCGGAACAATTGAAGCACCGTTAGCGTTTCGATCCGAAACAATGGCGGGTTACAATTCCATTCTTTTTGGTTTCGCACCAGCCACCAATTATCCAGCAGTAATTAGTCTTCGTTCCGTCGTAACAGCAGACTTAAACGGAGATAGCAAACTCGATTTAGTTGCAGCCAGCACTTTCAACACCCTCTCCGTTTTGTTAGGAACAGGTACGGGTACTTTCGGTACAACCAATAACTTAACTGTAGACCCAGAAACCCTTACGGTTACTGTAGCAGACTTCAACGGAGACGGCAAATCTGACATCGCCTCAGCTAGCCTACAAACTAACAAAATTTCCATCATGTTAGGGGATGGTACGGGTACTTTTGGTGCTATCACCAACTTTAACACTGGGAACAGGCCATCTTCTATAGCTGTAGGTGATTTTAATGCAGACGGGAAAGCTGATTTAGTCACATCAAACAACACCTCTAACGATGTTTCCATTTTGTTGGGGAAAGGCGATGGTAGCTTTAATGCTGCTACCAGCTTTAGTACGGGATTAACATCTTTTTCTGTAGCTGTAGCTGATTTTAATGGAGACGGTAAATCTGACTTAGCGACAGCAAACTATGGTTCCAACGACATTTCTATTTTGTTAGGTAAAGGCGATGGGAGTTTTAATCCTGCTACTAACTTGAGCTTAGTGACAACTCCTAGAGTAATTACTGTAGGTGACTTCAACTCAGACGGCAAGCTTGATTTAGCTACTGCAAATTTGAATGATAACAACGTTGCCGTTCTATTAGGAGATGGCGCGGGTAATTTTGGTAGTCCTTCCTATTTTGGCGTCGCGACACAGCCACTTTACATAGCTAATGGTGATTTGGACGGAGATGGAAAACTCGATTTAGTGACAGCAAATAATCAATCTGGCAATGTTTCTGTGATATTGGGAGATGGAAAAGGTAGCTTTGGTGCTGCTTCCAACTATAGCGTCGGGACAGAACCCCAAGGAGTTACTGTTGGCGATTTTAATCGAGATGGTTTGCTGGATATAGCAGCAGCGAATTTTAGTTCCAGAGATGTCTCTGTTCTGCTCAACAATTCACCTGTGGTGAATTTTGGTGCGGCGACTTATTCAGGTACAGAAGGAAGCAGCGATGCAGTAGTTAATATTCCCATTACTCTCAGCGCTACTCCTACGGCTGATGTGACAGTACCAATCACAATTAACGCTACCAGCACAGCCATAGAAGGCGCAGGTAACGATTACACTCTTTCTACTAATTCTGTTGTTTTCGTCGCAGGTGCTACGGGCAATGATTTAACTAAAAATATTGCCGTTACTATCAAACCTGATAATATTCCTGAAACCGATGAAACGGTAGTTCTCAGTTTGGGCAATATTACTGGTGCTGCTGTGGGTACGACCAAACAAACCACCCTAACTATTGCGGCGAATGATGGAATTAATTATGGCATTAGTGCTGGTGTTGTTAGTATTTCCGAAGGTAATAGCGGTAGCAATCCTCTGACTTTCACGGTTAGTCGTGGTGGCGGGATTGATGCGGCAAGTTCGGTAGATTTTGCAATTGCTGGTACTGCTACTAATAACAGCGATTACAACAATATTGGCGGAACTTCTGGGGCAACTTCTACAACTGGCACGATTAACTTTGCTCCAGGTGAAATCCAGAAAACTATCACGATGAATGTTGTTGGTGATACGGCATTTGAACCAGATGAAACAGTCATTGTTAATTTATCGAATCCGGTAGCACCTGGGCTGACTCCGACTATTTCCAATAGTAGTGCTACGACTACGATTAATAATGATGATACTGCGCCTCAACCAGGTACTTTGCAATTCACTGCGGCTAATTTCAGCGTACCAGAAGGGAATAGCGGCACGTTTGTTAACTCTACAGTAGTTACCGTTAATCGCACAGGTGGTAGCAGTGGCGCAGTAAGCGTGCAAGTAAGAGTTAATCCAAATAATGCGGGTACTGCTGACGCAAATGATTACAACAATAATGCCTTTCCGATTACTGTTAACTTTGCCGATGGAGATACTGCGGCTAAGACAGTAGTTATTCCCATCAATGGCGATACTACCGTTGAACCAGATGAAACGGTCAATTTGGAGTTAATTTCTGGAAGTGTTACAGGTGGGGCAACCATTGGCAGTCAGAATACTGCGATTTTGACGATTAGTAATGATGATGCAACCACGCCCTTTACTGACATTAATGCCGGGTTGACTGGTGTTTACGGCAGTTCGGTTGCCTGGGGAGATTACGACAATGATGGCAAATTGGATATCCTACTCACGGGCTACACTAATTCAGGCTACATCGCCAAAGTGTACCGCAATACAGGCAGTGGCTTTACCGACATCAATGCCGGACTGACTGGTGTTTACGGCAGTTCAGTTGCCTGGGGAGATTACGACAATGATGGCAAATTGGATATCCTACTTACGGGCGAAACTAATTCAGGCTTCATCGCCAAAGTGTATCGCAACACGGGTAGTGGGTTTACCGACATCAATGCCGGATTGCCTAGTGTTATTCGCGGTTCCGCCGCCTGGGGAGATTACGACAATGATGGCAAATTGGATATCCTACTTACGGGGGGCGATTCAGCCTACGATTTCATCGCCAAAATCTACCGCAACAACGCCCTGACTGCCAACACTCCACCCACTACACCCACGGGGCTATCGTCCACAATTTCTGGCACAGCAGTCACCTTAAATTGGAATCCGGCGACTGATGCTCAAACTCCCACCACTGGTTTAGGCTATAACCTGCGAGTCGGCACTACTCCTGGCGGTAACGATGTTTTTGCCCCGATGTCTCTCAACACGGGTTATCGGCAAGTACCCCAACTGGGCAATACCAACCTGAAAACCAGTTGGCAACTGAACAATTTAACTCCCGGACAAAGTTATTACTGGAGTGTACAAGCAATTGATACTGCTTGGGCGGGTTCACCTTTTGCCACAGCAGGAAGTTTTACTGTTGCCAACTCAACCCCATCAACAGTTAGCATTACTACTAACAGTTACACAGATGCCAATGCTGCCGAAGTAGTTAACGGACAACCCGACTCAGGACTTTTCACCTTAACTCGCACTGGCAACTTATCCACACCAGTAACAGTTAACTACACTACAGGGGGAACTGCCACCAATAGCACTGATTACAACAATCTTCCCGGTAGCATTACATTTGGAGCAAATCAATCTACAGCTACACTACCGATTAATATCATCAATGACAATCTGGTAGAAGGTAGTGAAACGGCGACAGTGACGATTACTCCGAATAATGCCTACAACATTGGTTCTACTAACAACGCTACTGTCTTTATTGCCGACACGATTAACGTTCCCCAAACCATCAACAGCAACTTAATTAACACCGACCCCAATAATCCTACCCGTACTGGCAGTTTCCGAGATGATTATCGCCTGAATGGTGTAACGGTGGGACAACAGGTGCAACTCAATCTGAATGCGCCATTTGATGCTTACTTACAATTGGTGAATGAAGATACGGGTGATGTAATTGCCTTTAACGATGACTACAACGGACTCAACTCCCAACTCACTTTCACAGTACAACCAAATGTTAATTACTTAGCGCGAGTCACCAGTTATCGTAGCGGTGCGACAGGCAACTACAGCTTAATTACCAGTATCCCAACTCCACCCACTGTTAATATCAGCGCCACAGATGCTAATGCTGCCGAAGTTGTTAGCGGACAAACACCTAACCCCGGACAATTTACCGTTTCTCGTACTGGTAGTACCGCTAATTCCCTGACAGTTAACTACACCCGTGGGGGAACTGCCACCAATGGTCAAGATTACAACTCTCTCGCCAGCAGCTTTACCATTCCAGCAGGTGCTAGCAGCGCTAATTTGCCGATTAATGTTATCGACGATAACCAAGCAGAAGGTGATGAAGTAGTTTCTCTTACCTTAATTGGCAATAGTACTTACAATCTCGGTAATGCCAACAGTGCTACTGTTACTATTGCTGACAATGAACCCGCAATTGCTATCCCCACAATTAATGGCAGTCAAACCCTAAATGCGACATTGAGTAGCGCTGACCCCAATAACCCCACCCGTTCTGGCAGGTATAAAGATGATTATCGTTTGGTTGGGGTGACTCCTGGACAGACGATTCAAATCAACCTTAATGCCCCCTCATTCGATACTTATCTGCAAGTAATCAATGCAGATACGGGTCAAGAAATTACCTCTGATGATGACAGTGGCGAAGGTCGTAACTCCCAACTTTCTCTCACTGTGCAACCTGGTATCAATTATCTGGTGAGAGTTACCAGTTTCAATGGCGGCGATACAGGTAACTACACTTTGATTACCGCCGCTCCACCCAGCGTCGTCACTATCAGCGCTACAGATGCCAATGCTGCGGAAGTAGTTAACGGACAAACACCTAATCCCGGACAATTCACTATTACTCGTACAGGTAACACCGCTAACTCACTGACAGTTAACTACACTACTGGGGGAACTGCTACCAAAGGCACTGATTACAACAATCTTCCCGGCAATATCGTCATTCCAGCCGGTCAAACTAGCATCAACTTACCGATTAACGTTATCGATGATAGTTTGAGAGAAGGTAGTGAAACAGCAATTCTTACCTTAGCTGCTAATAGCGCTTACACAATAGGTAACGCTAACAGTGGCACAGTTACCATTGCGGATAACGAACCGTTTAACAGTCCACCGCAAGAGATAATTCATCTGCATAATTCGTTCCGTTATCCTACAAATGGAGCAGTAACTATCTCTAATGTATACACTGACCCTGATGGCGATCGCTTGACTTACACAGCAACTCAAAATAACGGTGAACCTTTACCCAGTTGGTTGCAATTCTCCTTTAACTCCAACACTAATAATATCACCTTCAATCAGGTTTCTACTCCTCCAAACAATTGGCAATACTCCTACGTGAAGTTAACTGCTACAGACCCTTGGGGTGCCAGTGCAAACCAAATTTTTAGGATTGATAAAAGCGGTAGCGGATGGGTTATAGATGGTTACATTGCTGGTTCTACCATCTTCTTTGATGCCAACAAAAATGGTGTAATCGATCGCGACGAACCATCCACAAAAACTGATAGTTCGGGTGCTTATCAGCTAGACATTTCTCCAAATTTCGATACCAATAATAACGGTCAATTCGACCCAGAAGAAGGTAATTTTGTCGCTAATGGTGGTACTGATACCGCTACGGGATTGCCTTTGGAAACGCCTCTTACTGCACCACCCTATGCCAGTGTGGTAACTTTATTAACCAGTATGGTGACAGAATTGCTCGATCGCGGTATGAACCCCGACGAAGCAGAGTCCCAAGTGAAAGCGGCCCTGTCTCTGCCATCTGATGTAAATCTTACCAGTTTAGATCCGATCGCTGCCACCAATAATAAGGAACCTGGTGGAGTGGAAGTTTTGGCAGCAATGGTGAAGGTGCAAAACTTCATCACGGAGACTAAAGCTATAATTGATGGGGCTTTCGGACAACCGCAAGGGGTTGCCGCTGCTAAAAATGATACCGTACAGGGGGTTGTGAGTGCGATCGTCAATCAAATTGAATCTGGTGTTATCCTAGATTTCAGTAATCCCGAACAATTGGCAGTAATTATTGAGGCGTCTGTCAATAAGGCAAAACAGTTGTCTTCCACGTTTAATCCTGTGGTAAATAGCGAATTTATCGCCTCATCTGCTAACGTCATGGCACAGGTAAATCAACGCATCGATAAGATTGTCGCCACTACCGCGCCTGATTCAATTCAACAACAAATTGCTCGCGTGCAAAAAGTAGCGCTAGGTGAAATAACTTTAGACTTCAAAGCAGCGGCATCTGGCACAAAATCAATCAACGAGCTAATTGCTGAAAATACTGGATCGGCTTTAAATACCAAAATTCAAACAGCCCGTATTCCAGGCGTTCCGGCTGTTCCAATTATCAATCATTTACCTAAGTTCGACTCTACTCACCTGTTCGATAGCGACTTTTATCTCCAACAAAACCCGGATGTAGCAGATGCTATTGCTAATAAACTTTTTGCCGATGCTTTAGCACATTTCAGCCAATTTGGTTACGCTGAAGGTCGCAATCCCAGTGCAATATTTGCCACTGACTATCTAAACAAAAATAGCGATGTGGCGGCAGTTGTTGCTAAAGGCGCATTCCACAGCGGTTTTGAACACTTTATGAAGTATGGCATGGCTGAAGGGCGATCGCCTGCGCCTGAATTTATGCCATTAGATGAGTTTTATATATCCGCAAATCAGGATGTCGCACAGGCGGTAAGCCAAGGCAGTTTTAAAAGTGGAATCGAACACCTGATGCGATTTGGTATGGCTGAAAATCGCGATCCTTTTACCCGGTTTAATATTGTGTCAGAAACTTTCGATCCCACTTTCTATTTAGCCTGGAACCAGGATGTTGCTGAAGCAGTGAATCGAGGTGTTTTTCACAATGCTTTTGAACAGTTTGTCAATTTTGGTATATTTGAAGGTCGCAACCCCAGCATTTTGTTTGATAATAGTTTGTATCTGAATCAAAATCGGGATGTGGCGGCGGCTGTGAGTAAAGGAGTTTTCCATAGTGGAATGGAACATTTTCTGAAGTTTGGTATAGCTGAGGGTCGGGGTGTAACAAGCACATTGTCCTAA
- a CDS encoding HNH endonuclease — MGKVLVLNASYEPLNITSWRRAVILLIKGKAERVEHNGKYIYSDFPLPTVIRLRHYVRVPYKEIPLTRRNILHRDSHSCQYCSYTGDDLTLDHVLPRSRGGGDSWENMVTACVRCNIRKGNRTPVEANMILRNTPRKPYSSLYFEVAKHLKSGTHQEWRKYVIGI; from the coding sequence ATGGGCAAGGTTCTGGTGTTAAATGCCTCCTACGAACCGCTCAACATTACCAGCTGGCGGCGAGCGGTCATTCTCCTGATTAAGGGTAAGGCAGAGCGGGTCGAACACAACGGCAAGTACATATATTCGGATTTTCCCCTTCCAACGGTGATTAGGCTACGTCATTACGTCCGGGTTCCTTATAAAGAAATTCCTCTTACCCGCCGTAATATACTGCACCGTGACAGCCATAGCTGTCAATATTGTAGTTACACTGGCGACGATTTAACTTTAGACCATGTGCTACCCCGATCGCGCGGCGGTGGCGATAGCTGGGAAAATATGGTAACGGCTTGTGTCCGTTGCAATATCAGAAAAGGGAACCGGACACCTGTGGAAGCGAATATGATTTTACGGAATACCCCCCGTAAGCCGTATAGCAGTCTATACTTTGAAGTCGCTAAACACCTAAAGAGCGGGACGCATCAGGAGTGGCGAAAATATGTCATCGGTATATAA
- a CDS encoding DHH family phosphoesterase codes for MKSRSLQPLDPLTLAAEPRPTEANADTASVESPAMKRPVTALSEAVNEQTKRSPNPFGQKVEALRQTLERHRNEHQLIIVQDFPDPDGLSSAWTYKLIAQQYDIRCEIVYGGTLSHQENIALVKLTNLPAERWTPQTIKSKNLSEYQGLVLVDNQGTTSQLMPFLQGIPTTVVIDHHKQQGNLEAEFADIRPSIRATATILTQYLQAGLLNLDSSVSEHIKCATSLMHGLRSDTNALRQAQEDEFLAAAYLSRFYDAQLLEAILQTNRSKRVMDAIERSLKNRTVQNNFSIAGVGYLRYDNRDAIPQAADFLVTEENVHTAVVYGIVHNEDEEIELVIGSLRTTKLTLDPDEFLKEAFGQDKQGRFFGGGRMMAGGFEIPIGFLGGSNENSDYAKLKWEVFDTQIKQKLLKLINPTHDPIESE; via the coding sequence ATGAAATCTCGTTCGCTCCAGCCGCTTGACCCTTTGACTTTAGCAGCAGAGCCGCGACCTACAGAGGCCAACGCGGACACAGCCTCTGTAGAATCTCCCGCGATGAAGCGTCCGGTAACGGCGCTGAGTGAAGCTGTCAACGAACAGACTAAGCGTTCCCCCAATCCGTTCGGTCAAAAGGTCGAAGCTTTGCGGCAAACCCTGGAGCGACACCGGAACGAACACCAGCTAATTATTGTACAAGACTTCCCAGACCCGGATGGCTTATCCTCTGCTTGGACGTATAAGTTGATTGCCCAGCAATACGATATTCGCTGCGAAATAGTTTACGGTGGTACCCTGAGTCACCAAGAAAATATTGCGCTGGTCAAACTGACAAATTTACCAGCAGAACGCTGGACACCTCAGACAATCAAGAGTAAAAATTTGTCGGAGTATCAGGGTTTGGTTTTGGTTGATAATCAAGGCACTACCAGCCAGTTAATGCCTTTCTTACAAGGTATACCGACAACGGTAGTCATCGACCATCACAAACAGCAAGGCAACCTTGAGGCTGAGTTTGCGGATATTCGGCCTTCTATACGAGCAACTGCCACGATTTTGACGCAATACTTGCAAGCAGGGTTGCTCAACCTGGACAGTAGTGTGAGCGAACACATAAAGTGTGCCACGTCTCTGATGCACGGCTTGCGATCGGATACTAACGCCCTCAGACAAGCACAGGAAGATGAGTTTCTCGCCGCTGCCTATCTGAGCCGATTCTATGACGCTCAGTTGCTTGAGGCTATCCTACAGACGAATCGCTCTAAGCGAGTCATGGATGCGATCGAGCGCAGTCTCAAAAACCGCACCGTGCAAAATAACTTTTCCATTGCTGGCGTCGGCTATCTGCGCTACGACAACCGAGATGCCATCCCCCAAGCAGCTGACTTCTTAGTGACGGAAGAAAACGTCCACACGGCGGTCGTATACGGTATCGTTCACAACGAAGATGAAGAAATAGAATTGGTGATTGGGTCTCTGCGAACCACCAAGCTTACCCTCGACCCCGATGAATTCCTCAAAGAAGCGTTTGGTCAAGATAAGCAAGGACGCTTTTTTGGCGGCGGACGCATGATGGCTGGTGGCTTTGAAATCCCGATCGGTTTCTTGGGCGGCAGCAACGAGAACTCGGATTACGCCAAGCTGAAGTGGGAAGTTTTCGATACCCAAATTAAGCAAAAGCTCCTAAAGTTGATTAACCCTACCCACGATCCGATCGAAAGCGAATAA
- the sixA gene encoding phosphohistidine phosphatase SixA — protein sequence MVELYLIRHGIAAEPEEYPNDADRPLTDEGKRKTRKVAARLSELNLRFDLILSSPLVRARQTADILKTAKLSDQLEESIDLASDGDMEAWLSWFEQWRQKGDSTLALVGHQPNLGNWAEILIWGEARGRLVVKKGGALGLTLPGTGSPVGRSQLFWLASPKFLFVP from the coding sequence ATGGTAGAACTGTACTTAATCCGTCACGGCATAGCTGCTGAACCTGAAGAATACCCCAATGACGCCGATCGCCCGCTTACAGATGAGGGCAAGCGCAAAACTCGGAAAGTAGCTGCCAGACTCTCCGAGTTAAATCTCCGTTTCGATCTGATTCTCTCCAGTCCTCTGGTTCGCGCTCGCCAAACCGCCGATATTCTCAAAACAGCCAAGCTGAGTGACCAACTGGAAGAATCGATCGACCTCGCTTCTGACGGCGATATGGAAGCTTGGCTAAGCTGGTTTGAGCAATGGCGACAAAAAGGTGACTCGACGCTAGCATTGGTCGGTCATCAACCAAATTTGGGGAATTGGGCAGAAATCTTGATTTGGGGAGAGGCTCGCGGGCGTTTGGTCGTCAAAAAAGGTGGTGCTCTAGGTTTAACCCTTCCCGGAACTGGTTCGCCAGTGGGTCGCAGCCAGTTATTTTGGCTGGCATCCCCCAAGTTCCTGTTCGTACCTTAA
- a CDS encoding citrate synthase: MTLCEYKPGLEGIPAAQSSVSYVDGQLGILEYRGIRIEELAEKSTFLETSYLLIWGVLPTKEELEAFEHEIRYHRRIKYRIRDMMKCFPESGHPMDALQASAAALGLFYSRRDLHNPAYIRGAVVRLLAKIPTMVAAFQLMRKGNDPVQPRDDLGYSANFLYMLNEQEPDPLTARIFDICLTLHAEHTMNASTFSSRVTASTLTDPYAVMASAVGTLGGPLHGGANEEVISMLEEIGSVENVRPFLDSRLERKAKIMGFGHRVYKVKDPRATILQYLAEQLFEKFGHDKYYDIAVELEKAVEEKLGQKGIYPNVDFYSGLVYRKMGIPIDLFTPIFAIARVAGWLAHWKEQIEENRIYRPTQVYTGLHEASYIPIEQR, from the coding sequence ATGACTCTCTGCGAGTATAAGCCAGGTCTAGAAGGCATTCCTGCTGCCCAATCCAGCGTTAGCTACGTCGATGGACAGCTAGGTATCTTGGAATATCGGGGAATCCGCATCGAAGAACTCGCAGAAAAAAGTACCTTTCTGGAAACCTCGTATCTCTTAATTTGGGGTGTACTTCCTACCAAAGAAGAACTCGAAGCCTTTGAGCATGAAATTCGCTACCATCGACGGATAAAATATCGCATTCGGGACATGATGAAATGCTTTCCCGAAAGCGGACATCCGATGGACGCCCTGCAAGCCTCAGCAGCCGCATTAGGCTTGTTCTATTCCCGAAGAGACCTACATAACCCGGCTTATATCCGAGGAGCCGTGGTGCGCTTGTTGGCGAAGATTCCCACGATGGTGGCAGCTTTCCAACTGATGCGTAAAGGTAATGACCCCGTGCAGCCCCGCGATGATTTGGGCTACTCGGCTAATTTTCTGTATATGCTGAACGAGCAGGAACCAGATCCGCTCACAGCTCGGATTTTCGATATCTGCCTAACGCTCCATGCAGAACATACGATGAATGCTTCCACATTCTCATCGAGGGTGACTGCTTCGACTTTGACAGACCCCTACGCAGTGATGGCTTCAGCTGTAGGCACTTTGGGTGGCCCGCTGCATGGTGGGGCAAATGAAGAAGTCATCTCAATGTTGGAAGAAATTGGTTCGGTGGAAAATGTCCGCCCTTTCTTGGACTCGCGCCTGGAACGCAAAGCCAAAATTATGGGTTTTGGACACCGAGTCTACAAGGTGAAAGATCCACGGGCGACTATCCTCCAGTATCTAGCGGAGCAGTTGTTTGAAAAGTTCGGGCACGATAAGTACTACGACATTGCGGTGGAGTTGGAAAAGGCTGTAGAAGAGAAACTGGGTCAAAAAGGGATTTACCCGAATGTAGATTTCTACTCTGGCCTGGTTTACAGAAAGATGGGCATTCCCATCGATTTGTTTACGCCAATTTTTGCGATCGCTCGCGTCGCCGGTTGGTTAGCCCACTGGAAAGAACAGATCGAAGAAAACCGCATCTACCGTCCCACTCAAGTCTATACCGGACTGCACGAAGCTTCTTACATACCGATCGAGCAACGCTAG
- a CDS encoding restriction endonuclease subunit R: MSQIIQAKDVTLDELERLFRLQFVDSEDFFREWQENLPEISDWQKQLLDRVKAGYFNLIKKPPLLEKPINMAIVSPLLFIGEFYLSPFDFKAEKSVEILSEDEGTLIRGSLDTLVLQEQFWVMVIESKKAAFSIEAGLAQILAYIVSGCV; the protein is encoded by the coding sequence ATGAGCCAAATTATCCAAGCTAAGGACGTTACCCTAGATGAACTCGAAAGGCTCTTCCGCCTTCAGTTCGTTGACTCTGAAGACTTCTTCAGGGAGTGGCAAGAAAATTTGCCAGAAATCAGCGATTGGCAGAAGCAACTTTTAGATCGAGTGAAAGCGGGTTACTTCAATTTAATTAAAAAACCGCCTCTTCTAGAAAAGCCAATCAATATGGCGATCGTTTCTCCTCTCTTATTTATTGGGGAATTTTACCTTTCTCCCTTTGACTTCAAAGCCGAAAAATCTGTGGAAATTTTATCGGAAGATGAAGGCACTTTGATTAGAGGGAGTCTCGATACCTTAGTTTTACAGGAGCAGTTTTGGGTTATGGTGATTGAATCCAAAAAAGCGGCGTTTTCGATCGAAGCGGGACTGGCTCAAATCCTGGCTTATATCGTTTCCGGTTGTGTCTGA